From Primulina huaijiensis isolate GDHJ02 chromosome 15, ASM1229523v2, whole genome shotgun sequence, one genomic window encodes:
- the LOC140958629 gene encoding mitochondrial pyruvate carrier 1 isoform X1: protein MASFKAFLNSPVGPKTTHFWGPVANWGFVLAGLVDMKKPPEMISSNMTGAMCIYSALFMRFAWMVQPRNYLLLACHASNESVQLYQLSRWAKGQGYLGQEKKEAV from the exons ATGGCTTCCTTCAAAGCATTTTTAAACAGTCCTGTTGGTCCCAAAACAACTCACTTTTGGGGTCCTGTAGCTAACTGGGGATTTGTCCTTGCT GGGCTGGTAGACATGAAGAAACCTCCAGAAATGATATCTAGCAACATGACTGGAG CAATGTGTATATATTCGGCTTTGTTCATGAGATTTGCATGGATGGTACAGCCTCGCAACTATCTCTTACTTGCCTGCCATGCTTCAAATGAGTCAGTTCAACTCTATCAACTATCCCGTTGGGCTAAAGGTCAGGG GTACTTGGGACAAGAGAAGAAAGAAGCAGTTTAA
- the LOC140958629 gene encoding mitochondrial pyruvate carrier 1 isoform X2, whose amino-acid sequence MASFKAFLNSPVGPKTTHFWGPVANWGFVLAGLVDMKKPPEMISSNMTGAMCIYSALFMRFAWMVQPRNYLLLACHASNESVQLYQLSRWAKGQG is encoded by the exons ATGGCTTCCTTCAAAGCATTTTTAAACAGTCCTGTTGGTCCCAAAACAACTCACTTTTGGGGTCCTGTAGCTAACTGGGGATTTGTCCTTGCT GGGCTGGTAGACATGAAGAAACCTCCAGAAATGATATCTAGCAACATGACTGGAG CAATGTGTATATATTCGGCTTTGTTCATGAGATTTGCATGGATGGTACAGCCTCGCAACTATCTCTTACTTGCCTGCCATGCTTCAAATGAGTCAGTTCAACTCTATCAACTATCCCGTTGGGCTAAAGGTCAGGGGTAA
- the LOC140958479 gene encoding transcription factor GTE8-like has product MAPTVPVDYTGLRESKKCPKNLSADMNGNRWKFSKGYSSRSVSDYRQAVEAMAESEGFGSSGQVAWEFTASEDSSTPKRKCIRLNVGTCDRFGLQMQVLSVSKMSSSERKDLQVKLRNDLKKVRMLQMKIDSYGIGAMVYEPKTDNYVYQRESVRTDVEGKKPFSMNEMVVPSGKRKAPSGKNGFPAKGGAVASGITKQGITQNTKCIMLMKQCETLLHSLMSQKHAWVFNEPVDVVKLNIPDYHSIIKHPMDLGTIKGKLRSNQYSSTMEFAADVRLTFKNALTYNSRGTEVHCMAEALSRFFEMRWKANEKKFPAAASESRASKSSVIIETHLPPSKKQKTTSLKNQVNQEIDRPLMSNLEKQKLGAELETLLAELPDNIIDFLKESTMNGNQVIEDEIEIDIDTLSDETLFMLRKLLDAYLLQKQKNQAKVEQCEIEMCNDSGFSDLSVQPCKDSGPPLSGSPAMGIDKDAARTDVSRYSNSRSSSSELGSASHDTDSESSAPGELHVAKEVVPSSTANENVDEKENSICFPNNGDFLDRQTEHNLLLRSPPSEPKCLQEGESAPPERQVSPDKLYRAAILRSRFADIIIKAQENSIDKGERPDPEKLKLEREELERRRREEKVRLQAEAKAVELARKKAEAEAAAEARKKIELEREAARQALQKMEQTVEINENCRFMEDLEMFRAAPDEHLQNLSEESPENSENCHGSFKFQASCNPLEQLGLYMKNDEEDEEVEPHSFADIPNDPEEGEID; this is encoded by the exons ATGGCACCTACTGTTCCAGTAGATTACACTGGGCTGAGGGAATCAAAGAAGTGTCCAAAGAATCTGTCAGCTGACATGAATGGGAATAGATGGAAATTTTCCAAAGGTTATTCCTCCAGGTCTGTGTCAGATTATCGGCAAGCGGTGGAGGCAATGGCTGAATCAGAAGGGTTTGGTAGCTCAGGCCAGGTTGCTTGGGAGTTCACTGCCTCAGAGGACTCTTCTACTCCAAAAAGAAAATGCATTAGGTTGAATGTGGGTACTTGTGATAGGTTTGGTCTACAGATGCAGGTGTTGTCAGTGTCAAAGATGTCAAGTTCGGAAAGGAAGGATTTGCAGGTGAAGTTGAGAAATGATCTCAAAAAAGTTAGGATGCTTCAGATGAAAATAGATTCGTATGGAATAGGTGCCATGGTGTATGAACCCAAAACTGATAACTATGTTTATCAACGGGAGTCAGTTAGAACCGATGTGGAGGGAAAAAAGCCATTTTCTATGAATGAAATGGTTGTACCATCAGGGAAGAGAAAGGCCCCTTCTGGTAAAAATGGCTTTCCTGCCAAAGGTGGAGCTGTGGCATCTGGAATAACGAAGCAGGGCATAACGCAGAATACTAAATGCATTATGTTGATGAAACAGTGTGAGACATTGTTACATAGTTTAATGTCACAAAAGCATGCATGGGTCTTCAATGAGCCAGTTGATGTTGTAAAACTGAATATACCGGATTATCACAGTATTATCAAGCATCCTATGGATTTGGGTACAATAAAAGGCAAGTTACGCTCTAATCAGTATTCCAGTACAATGGAGTTTGCGGCAGATGTGAGGCTTACCTTCAAAAATGCTTTGACTTATAATTCACGCGGGACTGAAGTCCATTGTATGGCTGAGGCACTGAGTAGATTCTTTGAAATGAGGTGGAAAGCAAATGAGAAGAAATTTCCAGCCGCTGCAAGTGAATCCAGGGCTTCAAAATCCAGTGTTATTATTGAAACGCACTTGCCACCTTCTAAAAAGCAGAAAACCACTTCTTTAAAAAACCAGGTCAATCAGGAGATTGATAGGCCATTAATGAGTAATCTTGAGAAACAAAAACTGGGTGCAGAGTTGGAGACCTTGTTGGCAGAACTGCCTGACAATATAATTGACTTCTTGAAAGAGAGTACAATGAATGGGAATCAAGTGATTGAGGACGAGATTGAAATTGACATTGACACTCTTAGTGATGAGACCCTATTCATGTTGAGGAAGCTTCTGGATGCTTATCTACTACAGAAACAGAAAAATCAGGCAAAAGTAGAGCAATGTGAAATCGAG ATGTGCAACGATTCAGGATTTAGCGATTTATCTGTACAGCCGTGCAAGG ACAGTGGGCCACCTTTGTCCGGTTCTCCTGCAATGGGGATTGATAAGGATGCTGCCAGAACTGATGTCAGTAGATATAGTAATTCGAGAAGCTCCAGTAGTGAGCTAGGCTCGGCATCCCATG ATACAGATTCTGAAAGTTCTGCCCCTGGTGAATTACATGTTGCCAAGGAAGTGGTTCCTTCAAGTACTGCTAAT GAAAATGTAGATGAGAAGGAAAATAGCATTTGTTTTCCCAACAATGGAG ATTTTTTGGACAGGCAAACTGAGCATAACTTACTTTTAAGATCTCCCCCTTCCGAGCCTAAATGTTTGCAAGAGG GGGAGAGTGCTCCACCAGAGAGGCAAGTCTCCCCTGATAAGCTTTATCGTGCTGCTATATTGAGAAGCCGATTTGCTGACATTATTATTAAAGCCCAAGAGAATTCCATTGACAAA GGAGAGAGACCAGATCCAGAGAAGCTAAAGCTTGAGAGGGAGGAGCTTGAGAGGCGTAGAAGAGAAG AGAAAGTACGCTTGCAAGCTGAAGCTAAGGCTGTAGAATTGGCTCGAAAAAAAGCTGAAGCAGAAGCTGCTGCTGAAGCTAGAAAGAAAATAGAACTTGAGAGGGAAGCTGCGCGTCAGGCTTTGCAGAAG ATGGAGCAGACTGTTGAAATCAATGAGAATTGCCGGTTCATGGAAGATCTCGAAATGTTTAGGGCTGCCCCTGATGAGCACCTGCAGAACTTATCGGAGGAGAGCCCTGAAAATTCTGAAAACTGTCATGGTAGTTTCAAATTTCAGGCAAGTTGTAATCCATTGGAACAACTAGGATTGTACATGAAGAACGATGAAGAGGATGAAGAAGTTGAACCTCACAGCTTTGCTGATATTCCAAACGACCCAGAAGAAGGAGAGATTGATTGA
- the LOC140960061 gene encoding lysine histidine transporter 2-like produces MAAVESREQKKDLNEWLPVTSSRNGKWWYSAFHNVTAMVGAGVLGLPYAMSELGWGPGVTVMVLSWIITLYTLWQMVEMHEMVPGKRFDRYHELGQHAFGEKLGLWVVVPQQLMVEVGVNIVYMITGGKSLKKIHDIVRPHQSIRLTYFIMIFGSVHFFLSHIPNFNSISGISLAAAIMSISYSTIAWVASVHKGITEDVKYVPRGSNNSDKFFGFLSALGDVAFAFAGHNVVLEIQATIPSTPEKPSKKPMMKGVIIAYVVVALCYFPVAFIGYAIFGSSVEDNILVSLEKPAWLIIAANLFVVIHVIGSYQVFAMGVFDMVESFLVRKMKFNPTQLLRIVTRTTYVALTMGLGISFPFFGGLLGFFGGFAFAPTTYYLPCIIWLAVHKPQRFSRSWCINWICIVIGVLLMILAPIGALRQIILQARDYKFFS; encoded by the exons ATGGCTGCCGTAGAATCCCGTGaacaaaagaaagatttgaatgaATGGCTTCCGGTAACGTCGTCGAGGAACGGGAAGTGGTGGTACTCTGCTTTTCATAATGTCACGGCCATGGTTGGAGCCGGTGTGCTCGGTCTCCCCTACGCCATGTCCGAACTCGGATG GGGACCAGGGGTGACCGTGATGGTTTTGTCTTGGATCATCACTCTTTACACTCTATGGCAAATGGTGGAAATGCATGAAATGGTTCCCGGCAAGCGTTTTGACCGGTATCACGAGCTAGGCCAGCACGCTTTTGGCGAGAAACTTGGCCTCTGGGTGGTGGTGCCGCAACAGCTCATGGTGGAAGTCGGTGTCAACATTGTTTACATGATCACCGGCGGCAAGTCCCTCAAGAAAATACATGACATTGTCCGCCCCCACCAATCCATTCGACTCACCTATTTCATCATGATATTTGGCTCTGTCCATTTCTTCCTGTCTCATATCCCCAATTTCAACTCTATCAGCGGCATTTCTTTAGCTGCTGCTATCATGTCTATCAG CTATTCAACTATAGCTTGGGTAGCTTCGGTGCATAAAGGGATTACCGAAGATGTAAAATATGTGCCTCGGGGATCGAACAACTCAGACAAGTTCTTCGGATTTCTTAGTGCATTAGGGGACGTAGCTTTTGCCTTCGCTGGGCACAATGTTGTGTTAGAAATCCAGGCCACGATTCCTTCTACTCCCGAAAAGCCATCCAAGAAACCCATGATGAAAGGAGTTATCATCGCCTATGTCGTTGTGGCTCTGTGCTATTTTCCAGTTGCATTTATCGGCTATGCCATTTTCGGAAGCAGCGTAGAGGACAACATCCTTGTATCACTAGAAAAACCTGCATGGCTTATCATTGCAGCCAATTTATTCGTTGTTATCCATGTTATTGGAAGTTATCAG GTTTTTGCTATGGGTGTATTTGACATGGTCGAATCATTCTTGGTGAGGAAAATGAAGTTCAACCCGACACAACTTCTACGCATTGTCACTCGTACAACCTATGTAG CTCTCACCATGGGTTTGGGAATTTCATTCCCTTTTTTTGGTGGACTTCTAGGATTCTTTGGAGGTTTTGCTTTTGCTCCAACTACATACTAT CTTCCTTGTATTATATGGCTTGCAGTACACAAGCCTCAAAGATTTAGCCGGTCTTGGTGCATCAATTGG ataTGTATTGTGATCGGCGTTCTGTTGATGATTTTAGCTCCAATTGGCGCGCTGAGACAAATCATATTGCAAGCTAGAGACTACAAATTCTTCTCATGA
- the LOC140960059 gene encoding uncharacterized protein isoform X2: MATSAFKSTTKRTPIRGSSSSEDSSCASRSLRRSRSLSRFSRPAHPECDTEQPVLDYNKTGPRGKFVNTVRGSATFPEISLDDLTLEFFGSRTENESDGGVVRERKEREGRSVGRWATDTVSSRRRGRSVSRSRGDSISNSSAFEGNRVVSSFDAGSRRRRSLSVARYQISDSESEVDYTLSSRKHSNMKAPADGNNQMHLSSSNRRLGRSRSHKDLSLSHDGYSSQSSVLTDDDSKDTHFGRNRTEKIIHTVYAQKKAEHPTKDVPNGLYEAMRKELRHAVQEIRTELNQAMGRNQVALTSGDSLQLDNSERLPDLSVIRKKYATKFEQEQRGRDAHKIIKELSDTRSSAVEEQHSQARKRSSDRNCMSKRLSEEAERYFEGFISNVDTDISSLDGERSDGSSTLGGKDRGTAINRNGPYSTTASVSSPIIIDDVSLPWLLWETSHDASLTGKNKAQTPVTPKKAQTPVTPKIPNLDSEKDVVLNDPGSHSASSQGSWSPGRLSSSLTNKRGDKGKTRKVGDSPIDIAEYHKLPNKEEVLFEMYRQQNRINSGCLFICSTQLL; encoded by the exons ATGGCGACTTCGGCGTTCAAATCAACGACCAAGAGAACCCCAATAAGAGGTAGCTCCAGCTCCGAAGACTCCAGCTGCGCTAGCCGCTCTCTCCGCCGTTCCCGGAGTCTCAGCCGATTTTCCCGGCCGGCCCATCCGGAGTGTGATACTGAACAGCCTGTGCTTGATTATAACAAGACCGGGCCGAGGGGGAAGTTCGTCAACACTGTGAGGGGATCGGCGACGTTCCCGGAGATCAGCTTAGATGATCTCACGCTTGAGTTCTTCGGTTCGAGGACTGAAAATGAGAGTGATGGAGGGGTGGTGAGGGAGAGAAAGGAGAGGGAGGGCCGTTCGGTTGGACGATGGGCGACTGATACGGTGTCATCCAGAAGAAGGGGGCGTTCGGTATCCAGGAGCCGTGGGGATAGCATTTCGAATAGCTCTGCTTTCGAGGGGAACAGAGTTGTTTCTTCCTTCGACGCTGGTTCGCGTCGTCGGAGGTCTTTATCTGTGGCTCGCTATCAGATTAGCGATTCAGAG AGTGAGGTTGATTATACTCTGAGTTCAAGAAAACATTCTAATATGAAGGCTCCAGCTGATGGGAACAACCAAATGCATTTAAGTTCAAGCAACAGGCGACTTGGACGATCTCGGAGCCACAAAGATCTTTCTCTATCACACGATGGTTACTCT AGTCAATCTTCTGTCCTCACTGATGATGATTCAAAAGACACTCATTTTGGGAGAAACAGAACTGAGAAGATAATCCACACAGTTTATGCTCAGAAGAAG GCTGAGCACCCTACAAAGGATGTTCCAAATGGACTATATGAGGCAATGCGAAAAGAACTTAGACATGCTGTTCAAGAAATCCGAACAGAACTAAATCAA GCAATGGGAAGAAATCAAGTGGCTTTAACTAGCGGTGACTCCTTACAATTAGACAATTCCGAGAGACTTCCAGATTTGTCTGTTATCAGGAAAAAATACGCCACGAAATTTGAGCAG GAGCAACGAGGTCGAGATGCCCATAAGATAATCAAAGAACTTTCTGATACAAGGAGTTCAGCTGTAGAAGAGCAGCATTCACAAGCCAGAAAG AGAAGTAGCGACAGAAATTGTATGTCAAAACGATTAAGCGAGGAAGCAGAAAGATATTTCGAGGGCTTCATTTCTAATGTCGATACAGACATATCTTCACTGGATGGAGAAAGAAGCGACGGAAGTTCGACTTTAGGAGGGAAGGACAGAGGCACTGCAATAAATAGGAATGGACCTTATAGTACCACAGCATCTGTTTCTAGTCCTATTATAATTGATGATGTTAGTTTGCCTTGGTTGCTGTGGGAAACCAGTCACGATGCTTCTCTTACAGGCAAGAACAAGGCACAGACTCCTGTTACTCCAAAAAAGGCACAGACTCCTGTTACTCCAAAAATTCCGAATTTGGATTCAGAAAAG GACGTTGTCTTAAATGATCCAGGTAGTCATTCTGCTAGCAGTCAAGGAAGCTGGAGCCCAGGTCGTCTTTCCAGTAGCCTGACGAATAAAAGAGgtgacaaaggcaaaactagaAAAGTCGGTGACTCTCCCATTGATATTGCCGAGTATCATAAACTTCCCAATAAAGAAGAAGTTCTGTTTGAAATGTATAGGCAGCAAAATAGAATCAATTCTGGTTGTCTATTTATTTGTTCTACTCAACTTCTGTAA
- the LOC140960059 gene encoding uncharacterized protein isoform X1, whose translation MATSAFKSTTKRTPIRGSSSSEDSSCASRSLRRSRSLSRFSRPAHPECDTEQPVLDYNKTGPRGKFVNTVRGSATFPEISLDDLTLEFFGSRTENESDGGVVRERKEREGRSVGRWATDTVSSRRRGRSVSRSRGDSISNSSAFEGNRVVSSFDAGSRRRRSLSVARYQISDSESEVDYTLSSRKHSNMKAPADGNNQMHLSSSNRRLGRSRSHKDLSLSHDGYSSQSSVLTDDDSKDTHFGRNRTEKIIHTVYAQKKAEHPTKDVPNGLYEAMRKELRHAVQEIRTELNQAMGRNQVALTSGDSLQLDNSERLPDLSVIRKKYATKFEQLEKRKHNFSPEMLFEEQRGRDAHKIIKELSDTRSSAVEEQHSQARKRSSDRNCMSKRLSEEAERYFEGFISNVDTDISSLDGERSDGSSTLGGKDRGTAINRNGPYSTTASVSSPIIIDDVSLPWLLWETSHDASLTGKNKAQTPVTPKKAQTPVTPKIPNLDSEKDVVLNDPGSHSASSQGSWSPGRLSSSLTNKRGDKGKTRKVGDSPIDIAEYHKLPNKEEVLFEMYRQQNRINSGCLFICSTQLL comes from the exons ATGGCGACTTCGGCGTTCAAATCAACGACCAAGAGAACCCCAATAAGAGGTAGCTCCAGCTCCGAAGACTCCAGCTGCGCTAGCCGCTCTCTCCGCCGTTCCCGGAGTCTCAGCCGATTTTCCCGGCCGGCCCATCCGGAGTGTGATACTGAACAGCCTGTGCTTGATTATAACAAGACCGGGCCGAGGGGGAAGTTCGTCAACACTGTGAGGGGATCGGCGACGTTCCCGGAGATCAGCTTAGATGATCTCACGCTTGAGTTCTTCGGTTCGAGGACTGAAAATGAGAGTGATGGAGGGGTGGTGAGGGAGAGAAAGGAGAGGGAGGGCCGTTCGGTTGGACGATGGGCGACTGATACGGTGTCATCCAGAAGAAGGGGGCGTTCGGTATCCAGGAGCCGTGGGGATAGCATTTCGAATAGCTCTGCTTTCGAGGGGAACAGAGTTGTTTCTTCCTTCGACGCTGGTTCGCGTCGTCGGAGGTCTTTATCTGTGGCTCGCTATCAGATTAGCGATTCAGAG AGTGAGGTTGATTATACTCTGAGTTCAAGAAAACATTCTAATATGAAGGCTCCAGCTGATGGGAACAACCAAATGCATTTAAGTTCAAGCAACAGGCGACTTGGACGATCTCGGAGCCACAAAGATCTTTCTCTATCACACGATGGTTACTCT AGTCAATCTTCTGTCCTCACTGATGATGATTCAAAAGACACTCATTTTGGGAGAAACAGAACTGAGAAGATAATCCACACAGTTTATGCTCAGAAGAAG GCTGAGCACCCTACAAAGGATGTTCCAAATGGACTATATGAGGCAATGCGAAAAGAACTTAGACATGCTGTTCAAGAAATCCGAACAGAACTAAATCAA GCAATGGGAAGAAATCAAGTGGCTTTAACTAGCGGTGACTCCTTACAATTAGACAATTCCGAGAGACTTCCAGATTTGTCTGTTATCAGGAAAAAATACGCCACGAAATTTGAGCAG TTGGAAAAACGTAAACATAATTTTTCGCCTGAAATGTTGTTTGAGGAGCAACGAGGTCGAGATGCCCATAAGATAATCAAAGAACTTTCTGATACAAGGAGTTCAGCTGTAGAAGAGCAGCATTCACAAGCCAGAAAG AGAAGTAGCGACAGAAATTGTATGTCAAAACGATTAAGCGAGGAAGCAGAAAGATATTTCGAGGGCTTCATTTCTAATGTCGATACAGACATATCTTCACTGGATGGAGAAAGAAGCGACGGAAGTTCGACTTTAGGAGGGAAGGACAGAGGCACTGCAATAAATAGGAATGGACCTTATAGTACCACAGCATCTGTTTCTAGTCCTATTATAATTGATGATGTTAGTTTGCCTTGGTTGCTGTGGGAAACCAGTCACGATGCTTCTCTTACAGGCAAGAACAAGGCACAGACTCCTGTTACTCCAAAAAAGGCACAGACTCCTGTTACTCCAAAAATTCCGAATTTGGATTCAGAAAAG GACGTTGTCTTAAATGATCCAGGTAGTCATTCTGCTAGCAGTCAAGGAAGCTGGAGCCCAGGTCGTCTTTCCAGTAGCCTGACGAATAAAAGAGgtgacaaaggcaaaactagaAAAGTCGGTGACTCTCCCATTGATATTGCCGAGTATCATAAACTTCCCAATAAAGAAGAAGTTCTGTTTGAAATGTATAGGCAGCAAAATAGAATCAATTCTGGTTGTCTATTTATTTGTTCTACTCAACTTCTGTAA